Proteins co-encoded in one Flavobacterium fluviale genomic window:
- a CDS encoding nucleoside deaminase, with protein MINPFTDEYFMKKALQEAEMAFEKGEIPVGAVIVVADKVIASSHNLTELLNDVTAHAEMQSITAAANFLGGKYLKDCTLYVTLEPCQMCAGALYWSQISKIVFGARDEQRGFLNMGTKLHPKTTVVSGVMANEATDLMKRFFLERRK; from the coding sequence ATGATAAATCCTTTCACCGACGAATATTTCATGAAAAAAGCTTTGCAGGAAGCTGAAATGGCTTTTGAAAAAGGCGAGATTCCTGTTGGTGCCGTAATTGTTGTGGCCGATAAAGTAATTGCCAGCAGCCACAACTTGACAGAACTGCTGAATGATGTTACAGCTCATGCGGAAATGCAGTCTATAACAGCTGCTGCAAATTTTCTTGGTGGAAAATATTTAAAAGATTGTACTTTATATGTTACGCTCGAACCTTGCCAAATGTGCGCAGGAGCTTTGTATTGGAGCCAGATTTCAAAAATTGTTTTTGGAGCCAGAGACGAACAGCGCGGTTTTCTAAATATGGGAACAAAACTTCATCCTAAAACAACGGTTGTTTCTGGCGTAATGGCAAACGAAGCAACAGATTTAATGAAACGGTTTTTCTTAGAAAGAAGAAAGTAA
- a CDS encoding energy transducer TonB produces MDRKFKITIPEPCQENWDKMTPKENGRFCMSCSKTVVDFTSMLPDEIQHFFIQNQKDRICGRFKNSQLETITIQIPSRVLYTQTKSHKMFLLALFIAMGTTLFSCVNKEGNKKKIDQIEIVDNLTQNQEEDVSSCYGNQIESKKEKTKTPRERVTMGAIIAPTAIENDRLHFKYSIIYNAVDLDILAAPKNGMKKLYSYFAKNYTASKEGEMSVLFVVERDGTLSNFRVTKNKSAENEAEVIKVLESGSKWIPGKINNRFVRSTFILPITFK; encoded by the coding sequence ATGGATAGAAAATTCAAAATAACGATTCCTGAGCCTTGCCAAGAAAACTGGGACAAAATGACGCCAAAGGAAAACGGCCGTTTCTGTATGAGCTGTTCTAAAACAGTTGTTGATTTTACTTCAATGCTTCCTGATGAAATTCAGCATTTTTTCATTCAAAATCAAAAGGACAGAATTTGCGGAAGATTTAAAAATTCCCAATTAGAAACAATTACAATTCAAATTCCAAGTCGGGTTTTATATACTCAGACGAAGTCTCATAAAATGTTTTTGCTCGCTTTGTTTATTGCCATGGGAACTACTTTGTTTAGCTGTGTAAATAAAGAAGGAAACAAGAAAAAAATTGATCAAATTGAAATCGTCGACAATCTGACACAAAATCAAGAGGAAGATGTTTCTTCCTGCTATGGCAATCAGATTGAATCTAAAAAAGAAAAAACAAAAACGCCAAGAGAAAGAGTCACAATGGGAGCGATAATTGCTCCTACAGCTATTGAAAATGACAGATTACATTTTAAATATAGTATTATATACAATGCCGTTGATTTGGATATTCTAGCTGCTCCAAAAAACGGAATGAAAAAATTATATTCTTATTTTGCAAAAAATTATACTGCTTCAAAAGAAGGAGAAATGTCAGTTCTATTTGTTGTAGAAAGAGATGGCACTTTGAGCAATTTTAGAGTAACTAAAAACAAGTCGGCAGAAAATGAAGCAGAAGTTATTAAAGTATTAGAATCTGGTTCAAAATGGATTCCTGGAAAAATAAATAATCGATTTGTTCGATCAACTTTCATTTTGCCAATTACATTTAAATAA